The following coding sequences lie in one Lolium perenne isolate Kyuss_39 chromosome 2, Kyuss_2.0, whole genome shotgun sequence genomic window:
- the LOC139835861 gene encoding uncharacterized mitochondrial protein AtMg00810-like: MLLLSPPDPLWLRLLQSFLQQECKPGYKKLQKAHVTIFMLIYVDDIIVSSSSDQAITALVKDLNKDFAIKDLGDLHYFLGIEVKKIQNSLLLTQEKYAMDILDKVGMRDCKPSPTPLSSSDPLSLVSGELLGPEDSTKYRSIVGALQYLTLTRPDIAFSVNKVCQFLHAPTTVHWTAVKRILRYVRDTVGIGITFQPSSSTFLSAFSDADWAGCLDDRRSTGGFAIFIGPNLVSWSARKQATVSRSSTEAEYKALANATAEMIWVEALLRELGVRLREKPCLWCDNLGATYLSANPIFHARTKHIEIDFHFVRERVAENRLAIKFVSSRDQVADGFTKALPVRGLLEFRRNLNLLRSLD, translated from the exons ATGCTGCTCCTGTCTCCGCCGGATCCTCTGTGGCTCCGTCTGCTGCAGTCATTCCTGCAGCAAGAGTGCAAACCAGGCTACAAAAAG CTACAG AAGGCACATGTTACAATATTTATGCtaatctatgttgatgatataatTGTCTCAAGTTCTTCAGATCAGGCCATTACTGCTTTGGTTAAAGATTTGAATAAAGATTTTGCTATCAAGGACCTTGGTGACTTACATTATTTCTTGGGAATTGAAGTGAAGAAAATACAGAATAGCTTGTTGCTTACACAAGAAAAGTATGCTATGGACATATTGGATAAAGTTGGAATGCGAGATTGTAAGCCCTCTCCCACACCATTGTCCTCTTCAGATCCTCTTTCTCTTGTGTCAGGAGAGCTCCTAGGTCCTGAGGATAGTACAAAATATCGCAGCATTGTTGGTGCTTTGCAATATCTCACACTCACTCGGCCTGATATTGCCTTCTCAGTTAACAAGGTGTGTCAGTTTTTGCATGCTCCTACTACAGTTCATTGGACAGCAGTAAAAAGGATACTACGTTATGTTAGAGATACAGTTGGCATTGGTATCACCTTTCAGCCGTCCTCTTCTACATTCTTAAGTGCCTTTTCAGATGCAGATTGGGCTGGTTGCCTCGATGATAGACGCTCAACAGGAGGTTTTGCAATATTCATTGGGCCAAATTTAGTTTCCTGGAGTGCACGGAAACAAGCTACAGTATCAAGATCAAGTACAGAGGCTGAATACAAGGCACTAGCAAATGCCACAGCAGAGATGATATGGGTTGAAGCACTCTTAAGAGAGCTTGGCGTCAGGCTAAGAGAAAAACCATGTCTATGGTGTGATAATCTTGGTGCTACATATCTTTCAGCAAATCCAATATTTCATGCTCGAACAAAACACATTGAAATTGATTTCCACTTTGTTAGAGAACGAGTGGCAGAAAATAGACTTGCTATCAAGTTTGTATCCAGTAGAGATCAAGTTGCTGATGGGTTTACCAAAGCACTGCCTGTTAGAGGTCTTCTAGAATTCAGGCGTAATCTAAATCTTCTTCGTAGTTTAGATTAA